Proteins from one Cyclopterus lumpus isolate fCycLum1 chromosome 11, fCycLum1.pri, whole genome shotgun sequence genomic window:
- the chrac1 gene encoding chromatin accessibility complex protein 1: MSQNTPDKDDQSSTNKKAISLPISRVRLIMKSSPDVSCINQDALFLTTKATELFVQHLAVASFNNGPGKETNSLCYTDLANAAEETETFHFLTDILPKKIFARDYLQSLEQMQENDNDDDPDF; encoded by the exons ATGTCTCAAAATACTCCAGACAAAGACGACCAGTCGTCAACTAACAAAAAAGCCATCTCCCTCCCGATATCCAGAGTGAGGTTGATAATGAAGAGCTCCCCCGACGTCTCGTGCATCAACCAGGACGCCCTGTTTCTGACTACCAAGGCAACA GAGCTGTTCGTGCAGCACCTGGCTGTGGCTTCGTTCAACAACGGCCCCGGAAAAGAAACCAACTCTCTCTGTTACACCGACCTGGCCAACGCCGCCGAGGAGACGGAGACCTTCCACTTTCTGACAG aTATCCTGCCTAAGAAGATCTTTGCTCGAGATTATCTTCAATCTTTGGAGCAAATGCAAGAAAATGACAACGACGACGACCCCgacttttaa
- the si:ch211-57n23.1 gene encoding uncharacterized protein si:ch211-57n23.1 — translation MLREAVSRAVLCLSFSLLLGVCFPAEGAGAAGPLPTLPPERQSGKPDLEDWEWGSGSSLLHLLHSFPADSPFITETPGKPVNCTQRFWLPPSSAICWENIAGPEEFARSRLLVLQNRASLQAVSTTSGVEEGGVSYKLQAREEVQGIHSDHLSVVETMQTMEKEFVSLEETRKEGKEHGIFTRMKEHLANTRVAIHGREHMANILENHFSTLENTLLNMQLRLHKLIRQ, via the exons ATGCTCCGGGAGGCAGTGAGCAGGGCTGTGCTCTGCCTGTCCTTCTCCCTCCTGCTGGGGGTCTGTTTCCCAGCAGAGGGTGCAGGTGCCGCAGGGCCTCTTCCTACTTTACCCCCCGAACGACAGTCTGGGAAACCAGACCTTGAGGATTGGGAGTGGGGTTCTGGATCATCTCTTCTGCACCTGCTCCACAGCTTCCCTGCTGACAGCCCCTTCATAACAGAGACCCCAGGAAAACCAGTCAACTGCACCCAGCGCTTTTGGTTACCACCATCCTCTGCAATCTGCTGGGAAAACATAGCTGGACCCGAGGAGTTTGCCAGGTCTCGTCTGCTTGTCCTCCAGAACAGGGCTTCCCTGCAGGCTGTGTCTACTACCAGCGGGGTGGAGGAGGGCGGGGTCTCCTACAAACTTCAAGCCAGAGAGGAGGTCCAGGGCATCCACTCTGACCACTTGAGTGTGGTAGAAACTATGCAGACCATGGAGAAGGAGTTTGTATCTctggaggagacaaggaaagaagggaaggagCACGGAATCTTCACACG CATGAAGGAGCATCTTGCCAACACAAGAGTCGCCATACATGGAAGAGAGCACATGGCAAACATCCTGGAGAATCATTTTTCTACTTTAGAGAATACTTTGCTTAACATGCAGCTTCGACTGCACAAACTCATCCGGCAGTGA
- the gatad1 gene encoding GATA zinc finger domain-containing protein 1 isoform X1: MPLGLKPCCAVCKTNSSSMWKKGNQGEILCNNCTGKSCSGGASGPSMSSITQPSNCGGKQSKQEIHRRSARLRSTKYKAPASEKKVSTKGKGRRHIFKLKNPIKAPESVTTIITAESVFYKGVYYQTGDVIKVTDEEDGKPYYAQIRGFVQDQYCEKSAALTWLIPTQASPNDLFDPGTYIVGPEEDLPRKMEYLEFVCHAPSEYFKSRSSPFPTIPIRPEKGYIWTHIGPTPAPTVKESVSGSS, translated from the exons ATGCCGCTGGGTTTGAAACCATGCTGTGCTGTTTGCAAGACGAACTCTTCCTCGATGTGGAAGAAAGGAAACCAGGGAGAGATCCTGTGCAACAACTGCACCGGAAAGAGCTGCAGCGGCGGCGCATCAGGACCCTCCATGTCCTCCATCACTCAGCCCAGCAATTGCGGGGGGAAGCAG TCCAAGCAGGAGATCCACAGGAGGTCTGCACGGCTGAGAAGCACCAAGTACAAAGCTCCTGCGTCTGAGAAGAAGGTGTCAACAAAAGGAAAGGGGAGAAGACACATATtcaaacttaaaaat CCAATCAAAGCACCAGAATCTGTTACAACAATCATCACAGCAGAATCTGTATTTTATAAG GGTGTATACTACCAGACAGGAGATGTGATCAAGGTAACCGATGAGGAAGATGGGAAGCCGTACTATGCTCAGATTCGAGGATTCGTGCAGGACCAGTACTGTGAAAAGAGTGCTGCACTGACCTGGTTAATCCCCACACAGGCCAGCCCAAATGACCTGTTTGATCCTGGGACATACATTGTTG gTCCAGAGGAGGATCTGCCTAGAAAGATGGAGTACCTGGAGTTTGTGTGTCACGCCCCCTCTGAGTATTTCAAGTCGCGGAGCTCTCCGTTCCCCACCATCCCCATCCGACCAGAAAAAGGTTACATCTGGACCCACATAGGACCGACACCAGCCCCCACTGTTAAAGAGTCTGTCAGTGGCAGCAGTTAA
- the gatad1 gene encoding GATA zinc finger domain-containing protein 1 isoform X2 — translation MWKKGNQGEILCNNCTGKSCSGGASGPSMSSITQPSNCGGKQSKQEIHRRSARLRSTKYKAPASEKKVSTKGKGRRHIFKLKNPIKAPESVTTIITAESVFYKGVYYQTGDVIKVTDEEDGKPYYAQIRGFVQDQYCEKSAALTWLIPTQASPNDLFDPGTYIVGPEEDLPRKMEYLEFVCHAPSEYFKSRSSPFPTIPIRPEKGYIWTHIGPTPAPTVKESVSGSS, via the exons ATGTGGAAGAAAGGAAACCAGGGAGAGATCCTGTGCAACAACTGCACCGGAAAGAGCTGCAGCGGCGGCGCATCAGGACCCTCCATGTCCTCCATCACTCAGCCCAGCAATTGCGGGGGGAAGCAG TCCAAGCAGGAGATCCACAGGAGGTCTGCACGGCTGAGAAGCACCAAGTACAAAGCTCCTGCGTCTGAGAAGAAGGTGTCAACAAAAGGAAAGGGGAGAAGACACATATtcaaacttaaaaat CCAATCAAAGCACCAGAATCTGTTACAACAATCATCACAGCAGAATCTGTATTTTATAAG GGTGTATACTACCAGACAGGAGATGTGATCAAGGTAACCGATGAGGAAGATGGGAAGCCGTACTATGCTCAGATTCGAGGATTCGTGCAGGACCAGTACTGTGAAAAGAGTGCTGCACTGACCTGGTTAATCCCCACACAGGCCAGCCCAAATGACCTGTTTGATCCTGGGACATACATTGTTG gTCCAGAGGAGGATCTGCCTAGAAAGATGGAGTACCTGGAGTTTGTGTGTCACGCCCCCTCTGAGTATTTCAAGTCGCGGAGCTCTCCGTTCCCCACCATCCCCATCCGACCAGAAAAAGGTTACATCTGGACCCACATAGGACCGACACCAGCCCCCACTGTTAAAGAGTCTGTCAGTGGCAGCAGTTAA